In a genomic window of Virgibacillus sp. SK37:
- the sspL gene encoding small, acid-soluble spore protein L translates to MEVVCLSKKRNNYSNKQVQSSVNPQGLTEDEAEQRPKSQLEQRAKKKNTKI, encoded by the coding sequence ATGGAGGTGGTTTGCTTGAGTAAGAAAAGAAATAATTATAGTAATAAGCAGGTACAATCCAGTGTTAACCCACAAGGCTTAACGGAAGATGAGGCAGAACAACGCCCAAAATCTCAACTGGAACAGCGAGCAAAAAAGAAAAATACAAAGATCTAG
- a CDS encoding sporulation protein, with protein sequence MGIIDYTLDYLRESLANYAENEMCQQIFQKLDENNYSNEEMFVRALDEEEMTYLNDVLENELHYAKSVEHDQRVKELTEVYELLF encoded by the coding sequence GTGGGCATAATCGATTACACATTGGACTATTTAAGAGAATCCTTGGCAAATTACGCAGAAAATGAAATGTGTCAACAGATCTTCCAAAAACTCGATGAAAATAATTATTCCAATGAGGAAATGTTTGTAAGAGCACTTGATGAAGAAGAAATGACCTACTTAAATGATGTCCTTGAGAATGAGCTCCACTACGCTAAGAGCGTCGAGCATGATCAGCGAGTAAAAGAATTGACTGAAGTGTATGAGTTACTTTTTTAG
- a CDS encoding ISL3 family transposase, whose amino-acid sequence MQNHFIIEMLGIEDKHVDVWEVSSDSAKFFVELYTKVKKQKCPFCGNRTKSIHGYRTQTIQGPIVSNKPVSISLKKRRYLCKACNHTFYEKLQMVERYQRCTRSIQTTALTYTAVGSFTTAAQLTGMSSQRLLRIYDRKEIKTRKVLPRALAIDEFKGDAGGERFQTVIADVENKEIVDVLPDRKVDTIKAYLQSCDTSNVEIVVMDLSKSFKQAIRKALGNPLIIADRFHFMRQVYWALDEVRREVQRDLEKKDRIYMKKSKKLLWKSTYKLSEEEREKVNQLLQVDPRLEEAYNLKNKLDQWFKESNEKTATQGLEGCLMAMKDSNIESFHRVRKTFERWKQEILHSFMYPFNNGYIEGVNNTIKVAKRMSYGIKNFNRLKKKILWRQEVRRVLTQ is encoded by the coding sequence GTGCAAAACCATTTTATCATAGAAATGTTAGGTATTGAAGACAAACATGTAGATGTATGGGAAGTTTCTAGTGACTCAGCTAAGTTTTTTGTAGAGCTATATACAAAAGTAAAGAAGCAGAAGTGCCCGTTTTGTGGCAATAGGACAAAAAGTATCCACGGCTATCGTACCCAAACGATTCAGGGGCCCATTGTTTCCAATAAACCAGTTAGTATTTCTTTGAAAAAGAGACGCTACTTATGTAAGGCGTGTAATCATACGTTTTATGAAAAGCTTCAGATGGTGGAACGATACCAACGTTGCACCCGTTCTATACAAACGACAGCGCTAACGTATACAGCTGTGGGCTCATTTACTACAGCTGCCCAGTTAACTGGGATGAGTTCGCAACGGTTACTTCGTATTTATGATCGAAAAGAAATAAAAACAAGGAAAGTCCTGCCACGTGCGTTAGCTATTGATGAATTTAAAGGGGATGCGGGCGGTGAAAGGTTTCAAACGGTCATTGCGGATGTAGAAAATAAAGAGATTGTGGATGTCTTACCTGATCGGAAGGTAGATACAATTAAAGCTTATCTTCAGTCCTGTGATACAAGTAACGTAGAGATTGTCGTCATGGACCTTTCTAAGTCTTTTAAGCAAGCAATACGGAAGGCGCTTGGTAACCCACTGATCATCGCTGATCGATTTCATTTTATGCGGCAAGTATATTGGGCGCTAGATGAAGTACGTCGAGAAGTGCAAAGAGACTTAGAGAAAAAAGACCGGATATATATGAAAAAAAGTAAAAAGTTACTTTGGAAATCAACCTATAAATTATCAGAAGAAGAGCGAGAGAAAGTAAATCAGTTACTCCAGGTTGATCCTCGATTAGAAGAGGCATACAACCTAAAAAACAAACTTGATCAGTGGTTTAAAGAGAGTAACGAAAAGACCGCTACACAGGGTCTAGAAGGATGTTTAATGGCGATGAAGGATTCTAATATTGAGTCTTTTCATAGAGTAAGAAAAACATTTGAGCGGTGGAAGCAAGAGATCTTGCATTCCTTTATGTATCCTTTTAATAATGGATATATTGAAGGCGTAAATAATACAATTAAAGTGGCAAAACGAATGTCGTATGGAATTAAAAATTTTAATCGATTAAAAAAGAAAATACTGTGGCGACAAGAGGTTAGAAGGGTTTTGACACAATAG
- a CDS encoding VOC family protein produces the protein MNFQYNRLDHVQIAAPKGGEEKAKEFYAEKLGFTEIEKPPLLKKNGGVWFQAGDVHIHIGIEDPFRPATKAHPAIQVHQLENLKEYLTDQGIEVITDDRLPGASRFYVNDPFGNRIEFLEWLYNEQE, from the coding sequence ATGAATTTTCAGTACAATAGATTGGATCATGTTCAAATAGCAGCTCCAAAAGGTGGAGAAGAAAAAGCAAAAGAATTTTATGCAGAAAAACTTGGATTTACCGAGATTGAAAAGCCACCATTGTTAAAGAAGAATGGGGGTGTTTGGTTTCAAGCAGGTGATGTTCATATCCATATTGGAATAGAGGACCCATTTAGACCAGCAACAAAAGCTCATCCTGCTATTCAAGTGCATCAATTAGAAAATCTGAAAGAATATTTGACCGATCAGGGCATAGAAGTCATTACAGATGATCGTTTACCTGGTGCTTCGCGCTTCTATGTTAACGATCCTTTCGGAAACCGAATTGAGTTTTTGGAATGGTTATACAACGAACAGGAATAA
- a CDS encoding xanthine phosphoribosyltransferase translates to MELLKQKIVNEGKALSNTVLKVDRFLNHQIDPQLMQEIGKEFAALFQEAGITKILTLESSGIAPSVMTGLQLEVPVIFARKRKSLTLIENLYSANVYSFTKQETSEISISSDFITSEDTVLVIDDFLANGQAALGLIDLVKQAGAKIAGVGIVIEKAFQDGGSLIEEQGIRLESLAKIASLSKGNVTFEEEESI, encoded by the coding sequence ATGGAACTTTTAAAGCAAAAGATAGTAAACGAAGGAAAGGCATTATCAAATACAGTTTTAAAGGTGGATCGATTTTTAAATCATCAGATCGATCCTCAATTGATGCAAGAAATCGGTAAAGAGTTTGCAGCGCTATTTCAAGAAGCTGGTATTACCAAAATACTAACACTTGAATCTTCTGGTATCGCTCCTTCCGTTATGACAGGATTGCAGCTGGAGGTGCCTGTGATATTTGCGAGAAAAAGAAAATCGCTTACGTTGATTGAAAATCTCTATTCAGCGAACGTTTACTCATTTACAAAACAGGAAACGAGTGAAATTTCCATTTCCTCGGATTTTATTACAAGTGAGGATACCGTACTGGTTATTGACGATTTTCTTGCAAATGGACAAGCTGCGCTCGGCTTAATTGATTTAGTAAAGCAAGCGGGTGCAAAAATTGCGGGCGTAGGCATCGTAATTGAAAAGGCTTTTCAGGATGGTGGCAGTCTTATAGAAGAGCAAGGAATACGTCTGGAATCATTGGCAAAGATAGCTTCACTAAGCAAAGGTAATGTTACTTTTGAGGAGGAAGAATCGATATGA
- a CDS encoding nucleobase:cation symporter-2 family protein — translation MKNTALGLQHVLAMYAGAILVPLIVGGGVGLNPEQLTYLVAVDILMCGVATLLQVFKNRFFGIGLPVVLGCTFTAVGPMIAIGGEYGISAIYGSILVSGLFVVLVSKYFGKLVRFFPPVVTGSVVTIIGITLIPVAINNMGGGQGASDFGSLTNIALSFGTLLFIILLYRFSTGFIRSISILIGLLAGTIIAAVMGKVDFQAVADASYFHMVQPFYFGMPTFEWSAIITMCLVAMVSLVESTGVYFALSDITEKELTEKDLSNGYRAEGLAILLGGVFNAFQYTAFSQNVGLIQLTGVKSRKVVGVAGVILILLGFIPKIAAFTTIIPTAVLGGAMIAMFGMVVSQGIKMLSNVIANSPENSMIIACSVGMGLGVTVVPELFSHFPTSVQILTSNGIVAGSVTAITLNILFNMKPKKKVAKKTVPQALTEQEA, via the coding sequence ATGAAAAATACAGCGTTAGGACTACAGCATGTACTTGCAATGTACGCAGGAGCTATCTTAGTTCCGCTGATTGTTGGTGGAGGAGTTGGCTTAAATCCGGAGCAATTGACATATTTAGTTGCCGTCGATATTTTAATGTGTGGTGTTGCTACATTACTTCAAGTATTTAAAAATCGCTTTTTTGGTATAGGCCTACCTGTCGTCCTTGGTTGTACTTTTACAGCGGTAGGACCGATGATTGCAATCGGCGGAGAATACGGAATATCAGCAATCTATGGCTCCATCTTAGTATCTGGACTTTTTGTTGTTTTAGTTAGCAAATATTTTGGCAAACTCGTACGTTTCTTTCCTCCAGTTGTCACTGGTTCAGTTGTAACCATAATTGGAATCACACTTATTCCGGTAGCCATTAATAATATGGGAGGTGGGCAAGGAGCAAGTGATTTTGGCTCTCTCACTAATATTGCTTTGTCATTTGGAACATTACTATTTATTATTCTTTTGTATCGCTTTTCCACAGGATTTATTCGTTCTATTTCTATTTTAATTGGTTTGCTTGCAGGTACTATTATTGCTGCTGTGATGGGTAAAGTTGATTTTCAAGCAGTAGCAGACGCATCTTATTTCCATATGGTCCAACCATTTTACTTTGGAATGCCTACGTTTGAATGGTCTGCCATTATTACAATGTGCCTTGTGGCAATGGTTTCACTAGTTGAATCTACAGGTGTCTATTTTGCACTGAGTGATATTACAGAAAAAGAATTAACGGAAAAAGATTTGTCTAATGGATATCGTGCAGAAGGTTTGGCTATTTTGCTTGGTGGAGTATTTAATGCATTTCAATACACAGCTTTCTCACAAAACGTCGGATTAATTCAACTAACTGGTGTGAAATCCCGTAAAGTAGTAGGTGTAGCTGGGGTGATTCTTATTCTTCTAGGTTTTATACCTAAAATCGCTGCATTTACTACGATCATACCTACCGCCGTTCTAGGTGGTGCAATGATTGCCATGTTCGGTATGGTAGTTTCCCAAGGAATTAAAATGTTAAGTAATGTCATTGCAAACTCACCAGAGAATTCTATGATAATAGCCTGTTCGGTGGGTATGGGTCTTGGTGTTACTGTAGTTCCTGAGTTATTCTCCCACTTTCCTACTAGTGTTCAAATCCTGACGAGCAATGGGATTGTTGCAGGAAGTGTTACCGCAATTACTTTAAATATACTATTTAATATGAAACCAAAGAAGAAAGTAGCAAAGAAAACTGTACCACAAGCATTAACAGAACAAGAAGCATAA
- a CDS encoding DHA2 family efflux MFS transporter permease subunit produces the protein MRNEEVTDIQNINKLPIVAVLITGAFLAILNQTLLATAIPHIMDDLHLTENTAQWVTTIFMLVNGIMIPITAFLIETFTTRRLFLTAMSIFAFGTLICAVSPNFGILMTGRIVQAAGAGIMMPLMMTIFLLIFPVEKRGSAMGTVGLVISFAPALGPVISGWLVEHYPWRSLFLIVLPLAIIDVIVAFFIMKNITTRTFPKVDYISIVLSTLGFGGLLYGFSSAGNSGWSNTVVLLSLAIGAICLTIFILRQFKLAQPILEFRVFKNKIFTITTIIGMIAFIGLIAAETILPIYMQNMAGYSALDSGLMILPGALIMGIMSPINGRIFDRFGARYLVIVGLLILTITSFLYTNLTPDTSLSYITVVFAVRMFGISMIMMPSTTAGLNQLSNKLIPHGSAMVNTMRQVAASIGTALLITIMTATALNTGKNATPSELIHGVNVAFYVATGLSFVGLILALYIKGTTPHEDRARVEQEEG, from the coding sequence TTGAGAAATGAAGAAGTAACAGATATTCAAAATATAAACAAACTGCCAATTGTTGCAGTTCTAATAACAGGTGCTTTTCTTGCCATTCTAAATCAGACTTTGCTGGCAACAGCGATACCACATATTATGGATGATTTACATTTAACAGAAAATACGGCCCAGTGGGTCACTACTATTTTCATGCTAGTTAACGGTATTATGATACCAATAACAGCTTTTTTGATAGAAACCTTTACTACTAGAAGGCTATTTTTAACCGCAATGTCTATTTTTGCATTTGGAACACTTATTTGTGCTGTGTCTCCAAATTTTGGAATACTTATGACTGGTAGAATTGTTCAAGCAGCTGGAGCAGGAATTATGATGCCATTAATGATGACTATCTTTTTATTAATTTTTCCTGTTGAAAAAAGAGGCTCTGCGATGGGGACAGTTGGTTTGGTTATCTCCTTTGCACCAGCTCTAGGACCAGTGATTTCTGGCTGGCTTGTTGAACATTACCCTTGGAGATCTTTATTTCTAATTGTTCTTCCGCTTGCAATTATCGATGTTATTGTAGCATTTTTTATTATGAAGAATATTACTACCCGTACTTTCCCAAAGGTAGATTATATTTCCATCGTATTATCGACACTTGGATTTGGCGGACTTCTCTATGGCTTTAGTAGTGCAGGAAATAGTGGGTGGTCTAATACGGTTGTTCTTCTGTCATTAGCTATAGGTGCTATTTGTTTAACTATCTTTATCCTCAGGCAATTTAAGCTTGCGCAACCTATATTAGAATTTCGTGTATTTAAAAATAAAATTTTCACAATAACAACAATAATTGGGATGATTGCGTTTATTGGGTTGATTGCTGCAGAAACGATTTTGCCTATTTACATGCAGAATATGGCAGGCTATTCCGCATTGGATTCCGGCTTGATGATTTTGCCAGGGGCGTTGATTATGGGAATCATGTCACCAATTAATGGACGAATCTTTGATAGATTTGGCGCTAGATACCTTGTGATTGTTGGGTTGCTGATTTTAACAATAACATCATTTTTATATACAAATCTCACCCCTGATACGTCATTATCCTATATCACGGTGGTGTTTGCTGTAAGGATGTTTGGCATTTCCATGATTATGATGCCTTCAACTACTGCTGGGTTAAATCAACTTTCAAATAAATTAATCCCACATGGTTCTGCCATGGTAAATACAATGCGACAGGTAGCAGCTTCAATTGGTACAGCTCTCCTCATCACAATTATGACAGCCACAGCATTGAATACAGGTAAAAACGCCACTCCGAGTGAACTGATTCATGGCGTGAATGTGGCGTTCTATGTTGCGACAGGTCTCTCGTTTGTTGGACTTATCTTAGCTCTTTACATTAAAGGAACGACACCACATGAAGATCGCGCTAGAGTAGAACAAGAAGAAGGTTAG
- a CDS encoding YpzI family protein, with product MGKDRQEKKLKQSGRVESDRDVGLRFKGATKMSGPEEARRLNDGNK from the coding sequence ATGGGAAAAGATCGACAAGAAAAAAAGTTGAAACAAAGCGGACGAGTAGAGTCAGATCGCGATGTAGGATTGCGTTTTAAGGGTGCTACAAAGATGTCAGGTCCAGAGGAAGCCAGAAGGTTGAATGACGGTAATAAGTAA
- a CDS encoding NADP-dependent oxidoreductase, protein MKAIIIDEYGPADKLTESNVAVPTIKDNQVLVELHATSINPIDWKIRAGYLKDNIPFEFPIILGWDAAGIIKEIGSNVTDFTVGDRVFARPATTANGTYAEYVPVEEDLLAKLPENITFDEAAAVPLAGLTAWQCLVDFSEVKEGDKVLIHAGAGGVGSFAIQIAKHFGAYVASTASEKNKALLKELGVDEFINYKEEDFSDKLSDYDIVVDTMGGKIQEKSFKVLKNGGKLVSIVQAPNKELATEKDIKADSIWLKENGKQLSEIAELMEKEVIKPVIGNTFPLSEEGLRKAHELSETHHAKGKIIIKIK, encoded by the coding sequence ATGAAAGCAATTATTATAGATGAATATGGTCCTGCTGACAAATTAACTGAAAGCAATGTAGCAGTACCTACTATAAAGGATAATCAAGTTTTAGTTGAATTGCACGCGACATCAATTAACCCTATTGATTGGAAGATCAGAGCAGGTTATTTAAAGGATAATATTCCTTTTGAATTCCCTATCATCCTTGGCTGGGACGCAGCAGGCATAATAAAGGAGATTGGTAGTAATGTAACTGACTTTACTGTTGGAGACCGCGTCTTTGCACGTCCTGCAACGACCGCCAACGGTACCTATGCCGAATACGTTCCTGTAGAAGAAGATTTACTTGCAAAGCTCCCTGAAAATATTACATTCGATGAAGCTGCTGCAGTTCCACTAGCTGGTCTCACTGCATGGCAGTGCCTTGTCGATTTCTCCGAAGTTAAAGAAGGTGACAAAGTATTAATACATGCGGGAGCAGGAGGTGTTGGAAGTTTTGCTATTCAAATTGCCAAACACTTCGGCGCATATGTTGCTTCTACAGCAAGCGAAAAAAATAAAGCTTTATTAAAAGAACTAGGTGTAGATGAATTTATTAATTATAAAGAAGAAGATTTTTCAGACAAGCTATCTGATTACGATATTGTAGTAGATACGATGGGTGGAAAAATCCAGGAGAAAAGCTTTAAGGTTTTAAAAAATGGCGGTAAGCTAGTCTCCATTGTACAAGCACCAAATAAAGAATTAGCTACTGAAAAAGATATTAAAGCAGACTCAATTTGGTTAAAAGAAAATGGTAAGCAATTAAGTGAAATTGCTGAGTTAATGGAAAAAGAAGTAATTAAGCCAGTGATTGGGAATACATTTCCATTGAGTGAAGAAGGCTTAAGAAAAGCTCACGAGCTTAGTGAAACCCATCATGCTAAGGGAAAAATCATTATTAAAATTAAATAA
- a CDS encoding DNA-deoxyinosine glycosylase, whose protein sequence is MSEKLYSFAPVLPERPKVLILGSMPGGMSLKKQQYYGNPRNHFWPIMFELFQQEDLEDYEAKLAFIKKQGIALWDTIGSCYREGSLDTNIVNEEPNDIAELVRKHPSLDLIVCNGGKSYQTFKKHFFEEVFGEVDVRKLPSTSPIPGRYTKTFAGKVEEWKVILDYLDN, encoded by the coding sequence ATGAGTGAAAAATTATATTCCTTTGCTCCCGTTTTACCAGAACGACCAAAGGTTCTAATACTCGGATCTATGCCTGGGGGGATGTCCTTAAAGAAGCAACAATACTATGGGAACCCCAGAAATCATTTTTGGCCTATTATGTTCGAATTATTCCAGCAAGAGGACTTAGAGGACTATGAAGCTAAATTAGCTTTTATTAAAAAACAAGGGATTGCACTTTGGGATACCATTGGTAGTTGTTATCGTGAGGGGAGTTTGGACACGAATATAGTAAATGAGGAGCCGAATGATATTGCAGAGTTAGTGAGGAAACATCCATCGCTGGATTTAATTGTTTGTAATGGGGGAAAGTCATATCAGACATTTAAAAAGCACTTTTTCGAAGAAGTATTTGGCGAAGTAGATGTTCGAAAGCTACCTTCTACAAGCCCAATACCTGGTAGATATACGAAGACTTTCGCTGGTAAAGTGGAGGAATGGAAAGTCATTTTGGACTATCTGGATAATTAG